From Mycolicibacterium nivoides, a single genomic window includes:
- a CDS encoding acyl-CoA dehydrogenase family protein, translating into MSFIETEEQKALRQAVAAMAANYGQDYYLEKARSGQHTTELWNEAGKLGFIGVNLPEEYGGGGAGMYELSMVMEEMSAAGSALLMMVVSPAINGTIISKFGTEEQKKRWIPGIADGSITMAFAITEPDAGSNSHRITTTARRDGSDWILKGQKTFISGIDQAQAVLVVGRTEDHKTGNLKPALFVIPTDTPGLNWTKIEMEIVSPESQFQVFLDDVRLPADALVGSEDAAIAQLFAGLNPERIMGAASAVGVGRFAINKAVDYVKTRQVWKVPIGSHQGLSHPLAQNHIEVELAKLMMQKAATLYDAGDDFGAAEAANMAKYAAGEASVRAVDQAVQSLGGNGLTKEYGIAAAVTASKLARIAPVSREMILNFVAQTSLGLPRSY; encoded by the coding sequence ATGAGCTTCATCGAGACCGAGGAACAGAAAGCCCTGCGTCAGGCGGTGGCCGCGATGGCCGCCAACTACGGGCAGGACTACTACCTGGAGAAGGCCCGCTCAGGCCAGCACACCACCGAATTGTGGAACGAGGCAGGCAAACTCGGCTTCATCGGGGTGAACCTGCCCGAGGAGTACGGTGGCGGCGGCGCCGGCATGTACGAGCTGTCCATGGTGATGGAAGAAATGTCAGCGGCCGGGTCGGCGCTGCTGATGATGGTGGTCTCCCCCGCGATCAACGGCACCATCATCTCCAAGTTCGGCACCGAGGAACAGAAGAAGCGCTGGATCCCCGGCATCGCCGACGGGTCGATCACCATGGCCTTCGCGATCACCGAGCCTGACGCGGGTTCCAACAGCCACCGCATCACTACCACCGCACGCCGCGACGGCAGCGACTGGATCCTCAAGGGCCAGAAGACGTTCATCTCCGGTATCGACCAGGCCCAGGCCGTGCTCGTCGTCGGACGCACCGAGGACCACAAGACCGGAAACCTCAAGCCCGCGTTGTTCGTCATCCCGACCGACACCCCGGGCCTGAACTGGACCAAGATCGAGATGGAGATCGTCAGCCCGGAGAGCCAGTTCCAGGTGTTCCTCGACGACGTCCGGCTGCCTGCCGACGCGTTGGTGGGTTCGGAAGACGCCGCGATCGCGCAGCTGTTCGCCGGGCTGAACCCCGAACGCATCATGGGTGCGGCCAGCGCGGTAGGTGTGGGCCGGTTCGCCATCAACAAGGCGGTCGACTACGTGAAGACCCGCCAGGTCTGGAAGGTGCCGATCGGCTCGCACCAGGGTCTGTCACATCCGCTGGCGCAGAACCACATCGAGGTGGAGCTGGCCAAGTTGATGATGCAGAAGGCCGCGACGCTGTATGACGCCGGCGACGACTTCGGCGCGGCCGAGGCCGCCAACATGGCCAAGTACGCGGCAGGTGAGGCGTCGGTGCGGGCGGTCGATCAGGCCGTGCAGTCTCTCGGCGGCAACGGCCTGACCAAGGAGTACGGCATCGCCGCCGCGGTGACGGCCTCCAAGCTGGCCCGGATCGCACCGGTGAGCCGGGAGATGATCCTGAACTTCGTCGCACAGACCTCGCTGGGTCTCCCCCGGTCGTACTGA
- a CDS encoding enoyl-CoA hydratase family protein translates to MTSLVHYSVAGSVARLTLDSPHNRNALSTALVEQLLQGFSDAAEEPGVRAVVLGHTGGTFCAGADLSEAAGQDPGDIAVDRAREMTKLLRAILELPIPVIGAIDGHVRAGGMGLVGACDLVVAGSQSTFALTEARIGVAPSIISLTLLPKMSPRAAGRYFVTGEKFGAAEAAEIGLITMAADDVADAVAALAGEIAKGSPQGLATSKALTTASILRGFDELAEGLTRQSAQLFVSDEAREGMMAFLQKRPPNWVG, encoded by the coding sequence ATGACGTCATTGGTTCATTACTCGGTGGCCGGCAGCGTCGCCCGGCTGACGCTGGACTCCCCGCACAACCGCAACGCACTGTCCACGGCCCTGGTCGAGCAGTTGCTCCAGGGCTTCTCCGACGCCGCAGAAGAACCCGGGGTCCGGGCGGTGGTGCTCGGGCACACCGGTGGGACCTTCTGCGCCGGAGCCGATCTCAGCGAAGCTGCCGGTCAGGATCCCGGCGACATCGCTGTCGACCGGGCTCGCGAGATGACCAAGCTGCTGCGGGCCATCCTGGAATTGCCGATTCCGGTGATCGGCGCGATCGACGGGCACGTGCGGGCCGGCGGGATGGGACTGGTCGGTGCGTGCGATCTCGTCGTCGCCGGTTCGCAGAGCACATTCGCGTTGACCGAAGCACGCATCGGCGTTGCGCCGTCGATCATTTCGCTGACCCTGTTGCCGAAGATGTCGCCACGGGCGGCCGGACGGTACTTCGTCACCGGCGAGAAGTTCGGTGCGGCCGAGGCAGCCGAGATCGGGCTGATCACCATGGCCGCCGACGACGTCGCCGATGCGGTCGCCGCGCTGGCGGGTGAGATCGCCAAGGGTTCACCGCAGGGGCTGGCGACGTCGAAGGCGCTGACGACCGCGTCCATCCTGCGTGGGTTCGACGAGCTGGCGGAAGGCCTGACCCGGCAGTCCGCGCAACTGTTCGTCTCCGACGAGGCCCGCGAGGGCATGATGGCGTTCCTGCAGAAGCGCCCGCCGAACTGGGTGGGCTGA
- a CDS encoding sensor domain-containing protein, with translation MKRGLLITVVTLFAVQLTGCSTAIAGQAMKAQPSPIERAMPTLPELGQAMGGAVQVTSPIEVGGTEVLRGDPENISPAECAALIHAGIRYVYQHVPAGAVATGIWESPKDARGARSVSVSIAVIDVDTPDDASAWYRDAAPRWQSCQGSTVTQPMDAITFSDNVIQADSADGFLTANLVVSTTDGIITPWPLQRAVTTASHYLVDVDVLGTTAAANTASNADTAVAVARLVAGKLTSAG, from the coding sequence ATGAAGCGGGGCCTGCTGATCACGGTGGTGACGCTATTTGCCGTGCAGCTGACGGGGTGTTCGACCGCGATCGCGGGCCAGGCGATGAAGGCTCAGCCCAGCCCGATTGAGCGTGCGATGCCCACCCTCCCCGAGCTGGGGCAGGCCATGGGCGGGGCCGTGCAGGTGACCTCGCCGATCGAAGTCGGTGGCACCGAGGTGCTCAGGGGCGACCCGGAGAACATCTCGCCCGCTGAATGTGCTGCCCTCATCCACGCGGGAATCCGCTATGTGTACCAGCATGTTCCGGCAGGTGCCGTGGCCACCGGTATCTGGGAATCGCCAAAGGATGCCCGCGGTGCCCGGTCTGTCTCGGTGTCAATCGCCGTCATCGACGTGGACACACCAGACGATGCAAGCGCCTGGTACCGCGACGCTGCCCCACGGTGGCAATCGTGTCAGGGCAGCACGGTGACCCAGCCGATGGACGCTATTACTTTCAGCGACAACGTCATCCAGGCAGACAGCGCAGACGGGTTCTTGACGGCCAACCTGGTGGTGTCGACGACAGACGGCATCATCACGCCGTGGCCCTTACAGCGCGCCGTCACCACCGCGTCCCACTACCTCGTGGATGTCGATGTCCTCGGCACCACAGCAGCCGCCAATACCGCTTCGAATGCCGACACTGCAGTCGCTGTCGCTCGCCTCGTGGCCGGAAAGCTCACGTCGGCCGGGTAG
- a CDS encoding ester cyclase, translating to MASDQNKAISRRIWEVFASGDLSELDDLVAPTAAFHDTQDPFGDQRGPEHMRSLMGMYRNSFSNMRFDIKMQLAEGDYVCTMIEAQGDNTGEIMGQPATGKHSRINLTDVDRIEDGKIAESWVTWDTLGMLQQLGLIPAGAEHKAPA from the coding sequence ATGGCCAGTGACCAGAACAAGGCAATTTCCCGACGCATATGGGAGGTATTCGCTTCCGGCGACCTCAGTGAGCTGGACGACCTGGTCGCCCCTACCGCCGCCTTCCACGACACGCAGGATCCGTTCGGCGATCAACGCGGTCCCGAGCACATGCGCAGCCTGATGGGGATGTACCGGAACTCGTTCTCCAACATGCGATTCGACATCAAGATGCAGCTCGCCGAGGGCGACTACGTGTGCACGATGATCGAGGCGCAGGGAGACAACACCGGAGAGATCATGGGTCAGCCGGCCACCGGCAAGCACAGCCGGATCAATCTGACCGATGTCGACCGGATCGAGGACGGCAAGATCGCGGAGAGCTGGGTGACCTGGGACACCCTCGGAATGCTGCAGCAACTCGGCCTGATCCCCGCAGGGGCAGAACACAAGGCGCCCGCCTGA
- a CDS encoding MerR family transcriptional regulator encodes MGSAARILDTTPAFLRSLDEAKLLTPQRSEGGHRRYSRYQLRIAARARELVDQGTALEAACRIIILEDQLAEAHAINAALQQRIDDRTVDDDRQS; translated from the coding sequence ATGGGCAGTGCTGCGCGAATCCTTGATACCACTCCGGCGTTTCTGCGCAGCCTCGATGAGGCCAAACTGCTGACCCCGCAACGTTCTGAAGGGGGGCATCGCCGCTATTCGCGCTATCAGCTGCGGATCGCCGCGCGTGCCCGTGAGCTCGTCGATCAGGGGACCGCGTTGGAAGCGGCCTGCCGGATCATCATTCTCGAGGACCAGCTCGCCGAGGCGCACGCCATCAACGCCGCACTACAGCAGCGCATAGACGACCGCACCGTTGACGACGATCGGCAATCCTGA
- a CDS encoding MerR family transcriptional regulator produces the protein MQSDALTRSARGVYGISVAAELSGIDPQTLRLYERRGLLTPARTDGGTRRYSDDDLDRLQRIADLVADGVNIAGIAQILPLQDRNAELSSANGELTSENARLRSQKPRSGRR, from the coding sequence GTGCAGAGCGATGCGTTGACGCGATCGGCGCGTGGGGTATACGGCATTTCTGTGGCCGCCGAGCTCAGCGGGATCGATCCGCAGACCCTGCGCCTGTATGAGCGGCGCGGGCTGCTCACCCCGGCGCGTACTGATGGCGGCACCCGCCGCTACAGCGACGACGACCTCGATCGGCTGCAGCGGATAGCCGACCTGGTCGCCGACGGTGTCAACATCGCCGGCATCGCCCAAATTCTGCCGCTGCAGGATCGCAACGCCGAGCTGTCGTCGGCCAACGGTGAGCTCACTTCGGAGAATGCGCGACTGAGATCGCAGAAGCCGCGTAGCGGGCGCCGATGA
- a CDS encoding Hsp20/alpha crystallin family protein, with the protein MLMRTDPFRDFDRLAQQVLGTTTRPAAMPMDAWREGDLFIVEFDLPGVDVNSLNLDVERNVLTVHAQRPEPDPDREMISSERARGVFSRQLFLSDTLDTDAIEANYAGGVLRLTIPVAEKAKPRRIEITSKTDKTPINA; encoded by the coding sequence ATGTTGATGCGTACCGATCCGTTCCGTGACTTCGATCGACTGGCCCAGCAGGTGCTGGGCACTACGACCCGTCCGGCAGCGATGCCGATGGACGCCTGGCGCGAGGGTGACCTGTTCATCGTCGAGTTCGATCTGCCTGGGGTGGACGTAAATTCGCTGAACCTCGATGTGGAGCGCAATGTGCTCACCGTGCACGCCCAGCGTCCCGAACCGGATCCCGACCGGGAAATGATCTCGTCCGAGCGTGCTCGCGGGGTGTTCAGTCGACAACTGTTTTTGAGCGACACACTGGACACCGACGCGATCGAAGCCAACTACGCCGGCGGGGTGTTGCGGTTGACCATCCCCGTGGCCGAGAAAGCCAAGCCCCGCCGCATCGAGATCACGAGCAAGACCGACAAGACCCCAATCAACGCCTGA
- a CDS encoding J domain-containing protein: MCTQFDPYRVLGVSPEATQDEITHAYRIRLRAHHPDTRQTPSGHIADEHLQQLLAAYAQLRDPARRAEYDRATGTPQRPIPADHPAAGAVSIPVTHRSPTTDANTTAPLLRAGPVRRHR, from the coding sequence GTGTGCACCCAGTTCGACCCTTACCGGGTGCTCGGCGTGTCACCAGAGGCCACCCAAGACGAGATCACCCACGCCTACCGCATCCGGCTACGCGCCCACCACCCCGACACCCGTCAGACGCCGTCCGGACACATCGCCGACGAACACCTCCAGCAGCTCCTGGCCGCCTACGCCCAACTGCGCGATCCCGCCCGCCGCGCCGAATATGACCGTGCCACTGGCACACCGCAACGACCCATCCCCGCCGACCATCCCGCCGCAGGCGCCGTCTCGATCCCAGTCACCCACCGCAGCCCGACCACGGACGCCAACACGACCGCCCCGCTCTTGCGGGCCGGCCCCGTACGCCGCCACCGCTGA
- a CDS encoding PE-PPE domain-containing protein yields the protein MSQPTPPRLSKAKTAATAAAVIATTAALTAGVASSAPEALAAHNRNVQADVELTAGVGQVPDIVGIYGVGPIFWTAQALGITPENVIKAAGGLTGNTALADTVIGLLNFLDAVSPIEAGVKGPMPSDVYDAVNGLTYTTDALAQLLGVRDGSVIDKIVDWLVGNAPILNQRRDIILSESLGGLTTSLAYRDMINAVQSNDPDWGIGVTGQWLIFVNNVSRPGGGLFALATPFTNLFGLDLTTPDAGSYTNADKTKVLNTSILDITWAYNPLSDVPTTLNPLAWANSLAAGVFLTYLLPDEDNNIGNHVLPKLIAGIADGVKVMVDPTGGQGTSLIPGLGKLLDGLGIKLLAFPGNATYITYDSGNLPLLEPFRAVPHLANLVPGVDIPTPLTDSVEGALRKMVNMGYQDVDPTTLERTFNEAGDQAYLWHSPLTPTQQLAAVQTVFDALVDGIQDNALNPEAWTPKLPGADFKPIVQNAVSVAVAKAMSDALEGIQKGVADPMFDAVEKGLAPVTHALDDINAQVEAAIDNALKVNGSTANKSGAQAITSVPSSGSQLKTLSIEAAETDTSAKSTPLKDTLKDALKDVGLDQDSLKDNEISKNVTRLSESVKIKPEAKAKARHAADPKDPLKKSVKETVAKVQGAAKDVKDTIDKAEKKVEKVAKDAADTVKKNTPKTKAKAQKSEKKSDAAA from the coding sequence ATGTCACAGCCCACTCCTCCCCGTCTGTCCAAGGCCAAGACCGCTGCCACCGCGGCAGCGGTCATCGCTACTACGGCAGCGTTGACCGCAGGCGTCGCATCCTCCGCGCCGGAGGCGCTGGCAGCCCACAACCGCAATGTGCAAGCGGATGTCGAGCTGACCGCAGGCGTTGGCCAGGTCCCCGATATCGTCGGGATCTACGGGGTCGGCCCGATCTTCTGGACTGCGCAAGCCCTCGGGATCACTCCTGAGAACGTGATCAAGGCCGCCGGCGGCTTGACCGGCAATACCGCGTTGGCCGACACCGTCATTGGGCTGCTCAACTTCCTCGACGCCGTATCGCCGATCGAGGCCGGCGTCAAGGGTCCGATGCCCAGCGATGTGTACGACGCGGTCAATGGGCTGACTTACACCACCGATGCCCTGGCTCAGCTGCTCGGCGTTCGCGACGGGTCCGTCATCGACAAGATCGTCGACTGGCTCGTCGGCAACGCGCCCATCCTGAATCAGCGTCGCGACATCATCCTGTCCGAGAGCCTGGGCGGGCTCACCACGTCGCTCGCCTACCGCGACATGATCAATGCGGTGCAATCCAATGACCCGGACTGGGGCATCGGGGTCACCGGCCAATGGCTGATCTTCGTCAACAACGTCAGCCGCCCCGGCGGTGGATTGTTCGCACTGGCAACCCCTTTCACCAACCTGTTCGGACTTGACCTCACCACGCCGGATGCCGGCAGCTACACCAATGCCGACAAGACCAAGGTCCTCAACACCTCGATCCTCGACATCACCTGGGCCTACAACCCGCTCTCGGATGTGCCCACCACACTCAACCCGCTGGCCTGGGCCAACTCGCTGGCTGCCGGGGTGTTCCTGACCTACCTCCTGCCCGATGAGGACAACAACATCGGCAACCACGTCTTACCGAAGTTGATCGCCGGCATCGCCGACGGCGTGAAGGTAATGGTCGACCCCACCGGCGGCCAGGGGACTTCATTGATTCCAGGCCTCGGCAAATTGCTCGACGGCCTTGGCATCAAACTCCTCGCCTTCCCCGGAAACGCCACGTACATCACCTACGACTCCGGCAATCTCCCGCTGCTTGAACCGTTCCGTGCGGTCCCGCACCTGGCCAATCTCGTTCCGGGCGTTGATATCCCAACTCCGTTGACCGACAGCGTCGAAGGCGCGCTGCGCAAGATGGTCAACATGGGTTACCAGGACGTCGACCCCACCACCCTGGAGCGCACGTTCAACGAAGCCGGTGACCAGGCCTACCTCTGGCACTCCCCGCTCACCCCGACGCAGCAACTGGCGGCGGTTCAGACGGTCTTCGACGCGTTGGTCGACGGCATTCAGGACAATGCCCTCAACCCGGAGGCCTGGACTCCGAAGCTTCCGGGCGCGGACTTCAAGCCGATCGTGCAGAACGCCGTATCTGTGGCGGTCGCCAAGGCAATGAGCGACGCCTTGGAGGGTATCCAGAAGGGCGTCGCCGACCCGATGTTCGACGCCGTCGAGAAGGGCCTGGCTCCGGTCACTCACGCTCTCGATGACATCAACGCTCAGGTCGAGGCCGCCATCGACAATGCCCTCAAGGTCAACGGCTCCACCGCCAACAAGTCCGGTGCCCAGGCGATCACCTCGGTGCCGTCTAGCGGCAGCCAGTTGAAGACGCTCAGCATCGAGGCCGCCGAGACCGATACCAGCGCCAAGTCCACGCCGCTCAAGGACACCCTCAAGGACGCGCTCAAAGACGTCGGACTGGACCAGGATTCGTTGAAGGACAACGAGATCTCCAAGAACGTCACGAGGCTCTCAGAGTCCGTCAAGATCAAGCCTGAGGCCAAAGCCAAGGCTCGTCACGCCGCCGATCCGAAGGATCCGCTGAAGAAGTCGGTGAAGGAGACGGTCGCGAAGGTGCAGGGCGCGGCCAAGGACGTCAAGGACACCATCGACAAGGCCGAGAAGAAGGTGGAAAAGGTGGCCAAGGATGCCGCCGACACCGTGAAGAAGAACACCCCGAAAACCAAGGCCAAGGCCCAGAAGTCAGAGAAGAAGTCTGACGCGGCCGCGTAG
- a CDS encoding heme-binding protein: MNRVTHSLIRVTAIVLGAGAVALGASAIAAAEPPNCTTADVTAVMGDVSSNMSGYLFTHPDVNAFLTGLQGQSKSAAAEQTKTYLNNNPQVRAELDAIRRPAIDLRNRCNIPLEAEISGVI; the protein is encoded by the coding sequence ATGAACCGCGTAACGCACTCACTGATTCGCGTCACCGCAATCGTATTGGGGGCCGGAGCGGTGGCCCTCGGGGCTTCGGCTATCGCAGCGGCCGAGCCGCCGAATTGCACCACGGCCGATGTAACGGCGGTGATGGGCGACGTGTCATCGAATATGAGTGGCTACCTGTTCACTCACCCCGACGTCAACGCGTTCCTCACCGGACTCCAGGGCCAAAGTAAGTCTGCCGCCGCCGAGCAGACGAAGACCTATCTCAACAACAACCCTCAGGTGCGCGCCGAGCTGGATGCGATCCGCAGACCCGCCATCGACCTGCGCAACCGCTGCAACATCCCGCTCGAAGCCGAGATCTCCGGCGTCATCTAA